The following coding sequences are from one Apteryx mantelli isolate bAptMan1 chromosome 36, bAptMan1.hap1, whole genome shotgun sequence window:
- the CHCHD5 gene encoding coiled-coil-helix-coiled-coil-helix domain-containing protein 5, with amino-acid sequence MQAALEITARYCRSEMEQYGRCVAASPASWQRDCHRLRLSMSRCAAAHPIVQQIRQDCAEPFAAFEQCLKENQASVTNCTDHVNQFLLCADQVKLST; translated from the exons aT GCAGGCGGCCCTGGAGATCACGGCGCGCTACTGCCGCAGCGAGATGGAGCAGTACGGGCGGTGCGTGGCCGCCAGCCCGGCCTCCTGGCAGCGCGACTGCCACCGCCTGCGCCTCAGCATGtcccgctgcgccgccgccca CCCGATCGTGCAGCAGATCCGGCAGGACTGTGCCGAGCCCTTCGCCGCTTTCGAGCAGTGCCTGAAGGAGAACCAAGCCTCCGTCACCAACTGCACTGACCACGTCAACCAGTTCCTGCTCTGCGCTGATCAGGTGAAGCTCTCCACATGA